Sequence from the Fulvivirga ligni genome:
ACCTCCATAGATAACTCACTAACTTTTGGCGTTTATGATAATGGAAGGCAGATAGGGTTTGCCAGGATCATTTCGGATTATGCCACTATTGCGTATCTCGGAGACGTTTATGTTTTGCAGGAGTACAGAGGCCAGGGCCTTAGCAAATGGTTAATGAAGGAAATAATGGCTCATCCTCAGCTTCAGGGGTTACGGCGGTGGATTCTACTCACAGATACTGCTGAGTGGCTCTATAAGAAGTTTGGCTTTGTAACGGTGCCACGGCCGGAGCTTTATATGGAGAAGCATAACGCTACAGTCTATAAGAGCTAGATGCTTTCAATCATTACTTAAAACTTTATGAATCAACTAATTGAAGATGCTAAAGCGCTTGATGCTTTACTTAATGCCACTAAAAATCAAGGTCTGGATTACCTTACTAATATAAATGATCGATCTACCTCGGTGTCTGTAACTGCTGCTGAAAATGGTGTGCTGGCGGAGGCAGGAGTGGGTGCAAAAGAAGCCTTAAACTTGTTTAATCAGCGGTTTGAGCCTATAATGGTGGCCTCATCCGGCCCCAGGTTTTGGGGTTTTGTTACCGGTGGTTCCACGCCTGCTTCTATTGTGGGCGATTGGCTGGCTACCGTGTATGATCAAAATACTCAGGGTGTAACCGGGCATGGAGATGTTTCAGCCAATATAGAAGTAGAAACCATCAGTCTATTATTAGATCTTTTTGGTCTACCGAAATCTTTTCTGGGTGGGTTCGTTACCGGCGCCACTATGTCTAATTTCACTTGTCTGGCTGTTGCACGACAGTGGCTGGGAAAATGTTATAACAAGGACTTCGCAAAAGAGGGTATCACTGAAAAGATCAATGTGCTCAGTGCTACACCTCATTCATCAGCTATAAAATCACTCTCTTTGCTGGGCATAGGTAGTGGCAATGTGATAAAAGTGAATGCCATGGATGATAGAGAAGCAATATCTATCACAGATCTGGAGCAGCAAATTGAGAAATTAAATGGGCAGCCCTTCATCCTGATAAGCAGTGGCGGCACGGTAAATACTGTTGATTTTGATGATTTTACAGCAATTAAACAGCTAAAACAGAAATATAACTTCTGGTGGCACATTGATGCTGCTTTTGGTGGTTTTGCTGCTTGTTCCACTGATTATGCACATTTGCTTAAAGATTGGGAATACGCAGATAGCATTACCATTGATAATCATAAATGGCTTAATGTGCCCTATGAAAGTGCTGTGTTTTTGGTAAAGGAAGAGCATAAAGTATTGCAAACGGAAACCTTTCAAAACTCAAATGCGCCTTATCTTGGCGATCCAATGGAGAATTTTAGCTATCTCAACTTCTTGCCTGAAAATTCCAGAAGATTAAAAGCACTGCCTGCATGGTTCACCCTTACAGCCTATGGTAAGGAAGGTTATAGAGCCATCGTAGATAATTGCATTACATTGGCTCATTACTTTCAGGAAAAGCTAGAGAATAGCGATCAGTTTATGATGTTGGCACCCGTTATTTTGAATAACCTTTGTTTTACCATAAAAGATGATAATCAGGATGTTAGCACGTTTTTAGCTGATCTCAACAAATCAGGTAAAGTATTTATGACTCCCACTTTTTATAATGGAAGGAAAGGCATAAGAGCCTCTTTTGTAAATTGGCGTACGACCACTGCGGATGTAGATTTGGTATTCGATGTAATGGTTAATTTGTTGGCAAGATGATTTGAGGCATCCTTGGCTCCATAATATATAGCTCAAAGCACTCCAGCGATTATGGAGTGCTTTTTTGTTTTAGATGCAATAGATCCAATGATTAAAGGTGTGAATTTAGCAAGTAATAACTTGCGTATTGATTAGCAAGTATTATCTTGCGTATAAATTAGATTGAGATGAGAAGAGATGTATTTCAGGCCATAGCAGACCCTACCAGGAGAGATATTTTAATGTCGCTTACCAAAGAAACTAAGAACATTAATTCCTTAGCCGATCAGTTTGATATGACCAGACAGGCGGTATCGTTACATGTAAAGTACCTGCAGGAGTGTGGGGTTATAACCATAGAGAAGGAAGGGAGAGAGCGGTACTGTAAACTGGAAACTAAGTCGTTGGCCCAGGTAGAAAGGTGGTTAGATCCTTTCAGGAAGCTTTGGGAGGAACGATTAGACAAGCTAGATAACTTTATACGCAAAATACAAAGTAAAGAAAACCCCTAAAACATGGATGATATTAGTAAAAGGTCTTTAAAAATGACCAGAAAATATAATGCTTCGGCAGAGCTGTTATGGAAGGTGCTCATCACACCAGAATACATCGGCGAATGGTGGGGACCTCATGGTTTTACCAATACCATTCATAAAATGGATGTGCGTGAGGGCGGCAAATGGGAGTTTATCATGCATGGACCTGACGGTACTGATTATGAGAATGAATATGTTTATTCTACCATTATTCCTTTCAAAAAAATAGTGCTAGATCACTTAAAAACCCCAAAGTTCAGTATTGTGATATCTATTCATGAAGAGGGAGAACAGACCACTGTAGAATGGTGCAACATATTTGATTCTATACCCACTAAAGAAGAGGCCGTACGAGCTTTTAAAGCAGATGTAGGACTTGAGCAGAACCTACAAAGATTAGCTGATCATTTAAATAAACCTGAAAAAGTATAACCATGAGCAAAATTATATTCGATAGTGGAATATCTCTTGATGGATATTTCGCGGGTGACAACAGAGGCCCTCAAAACCCTATGGGCGGTGTTTCTGGTCAAATTCATCAATGGATGTTTAAACAGAAAGCCTTTTGGAAGCATCTGAAAATGGACGGAGGTCAAGAGCAGGGTGAGGATGGTAAACTGATTGATGCTGTGTTTGCACGTACAGGAGCTTACATTATGGGCAAGCGGATGTTTGAAGAAGGGGAGGTGAGCTGGCCCGAAGATTTATATCAGGCCGATGTCTTTGTGCTTACCCATGAGAAAAGGGAGCCATGGATTCAAAAAGGAACCACTGCGTTTTATTTCATCAACGACGGTATTCATAGTGCTCTCGAAAAGGCCAAAAAATCAGCCAATGGCAAGGATATAAGAATACAAGGCGGCGCCAACACCATTCAGCAGTTTTTAAATGCAGGTCTTATAGATGAGTTCTTTATCCATGTAGCCCCGGTATTTTTAGGTAGTGGAATCCGCCTGTTCGACGGCATAGATAAAGACAAATTCGATCTCCAAATCATGGAAGTACTTACTTCTGATTTAACTACCCATTTGAGGTATAAGCTGAGTAAAAAGTAGTGTGGCTGTTGGATTGAGGTAGCATCTATATTAAGTTTACTATTAAATGAAATATGTTTTTATCCTTTTGACATGCTGTCTTTCTTCTTCGATAGTGTGCGCTCAAGATAGCACAGTCTATTATCAAGAAAATGCGATTTCTTTCAATAATGAATATATTTTCTATTCTGATAATACCTTCAAGCACTATTATTACACAGATGATGGGCAAGTGTGGTACGGTAAAGGAGCATATTTTGATAGAAGGAAAAGTAGGATATTGAAATTTGAAGAACCTGATTCGACCTTTAGCCCAGAACAAGTGAAAGTTCATTATGAGTCAGGCTTTAAACGCAAACTAAAGTGGAAAAGCACCATTTTGTTGTCAGAAGATTATTATAACACGACGAATAAGGGGCAAATTACTTTGGTGGAGTTTAATGAAGAGTAGTTTCTAACGAGAGATAGAATGTTAATAATTATTGGAGGTATATCAATTTTGATATTGGCATTTTCTGTGGTGATAATGGTGATGTCTATTTGGGTAAAATCCTTGAAATTTGGCTGCTATGGCTTAATTTTTATGTTATTAAGCTTCTATGTAACCTCTCAAATCTTGCCCATACAGCATGCGATAACATACTCAGAAATGATATTGGAAAACGCTGTAAGCGATGACTTAGTCATTAAGGAAAATGTTAATGAGGCACAAAGTCAGCTTTATATCTGGGCTCTCATGGCCCTAGTAATATTATTCTTCCAGGTATTGTTAATTTTATCGGCCAAAAGAAGGAAGAGGAAGCTCCCAGATGGTTATAGTTAATCTTAATGATTAATTATGAAAAATAGTATACTAAGGGGGCATATTTAGAAATATGTAGTTAGCTTAATTTATGGTTGACTGCTAACTTAATTTACTTATGTGTGTATTACATGTCACATGCGGGAAAACGCTCATTAAGCCATTCTTGGATGCCACTGAGATGCCGATTTATCAGTTTCATGAAAGAGGAGATACGATAAAAATAGGATTAAACAAAAATGAACTGTACGAAGATTCAGGGTTTTCATGTGAAATTAGTGACAGAAATTGGAATGATTTTGAAGGACAAATTGATGATCTAAAACAATTTCTGCATAATTATCATTCTGATTTAGTTTTATTGAAAACTCATTACGAGATAAAAACCTGGATCGTTGATCTCCCTTATTTTTTAAGGTTAAATGGTGAATTCTTTTCTCAATCCGATTACTTGGACCCTGAGATAATGAAATTATTATCTGCCCTTGATATTGGATTAGAACTTAGTCTTTACCCGCCTGAGAACTGATTTAAGATCAAATACAGATCTCATCAACATCCAACACCAAAATCACCTCATGAAAAAATTACTATGCATACTACTCTTAACCATTTCATATCAATCTTTTGCAGGGTGGTATCAGTGTTATACGTATGAAGGGAAATTGGCGGGAATGAACGTTCATTTCTACCTTCAATTAAGGGAAATTAACTCCAAGAGCCCTGATTCAATTATG
This genomic interval carries:
- a CDS encoding GNAT family N-acetyltransferase, which codes for MKIIEAQKNGFTISTDKDKLDIEAIHQFLAHEADWSRGIPLDTLKTSIDNSLTFGVYDNGRQIGFARIISDYATIAYLGDVYVLQEYRGQGLSKWLMKEIMAHPQLQGLRRWILLTDTAEWLYKKFGFVTVPRPELYMEKHNATVYKS
- a CDS encoding pyridoxal phosphate-dependent decarboxylase family protein, with the protein product MNQLIEDAKALDALLNATKNQGLDYLTNINDRSTSVSVTAAENGVLAEAGVGAKEALNLFNQRFEPIMVASSGPRFWGFVTGGSTPASIVGDWLATVYDQNTQGVTGHGDVSANIEVETISLLLDLFGLPKSFLGGFVTGATMSNFTCLAVARQWLGKCYNKDFAKEGITEKINVLSATPHSSAIKSLSLLGIGSGNVIKVNAMDDREAISITDLEQQIEKLNGQPFILISSGGTVNTVDFDDFTAIKQLKQKYNFWWHIDAAFGGFAACSTDYAHLLKDWEYADSITIDNHKWLNVPYESAVFLVKEEHKVLQTETFQNSNAPYLGDPMENFSYLNFLPENSRRLKALPAWFTLTAYGKEGYRAIVDNCITLAHYFQEKLENSDQFMMLAPVILNNLCFTIKDDNQDVSTFLADLNKSGKVFMTPTFYNGRKGIRASFVNWRTTTADVDLVFDVMVNLLAR
- a CDS encoding ArsR/SmtB family transcription factor, yielding MRRDVFQAIADPTRRDILMSLTKETKNINSLADQFDMTRQAVSLHVKYLQECGVITIEKEGRERYCKLETKSLAQVERWLDPFRKLWEERLDKLDNFIRKIQSKENP
- a CDS encoding SRPBCC domain-containing protein — translated: MDDISKRSLKMTRKYNASAELLWKVLITPEYIGEWWGPHGFTNTIHKMDVREGGKWEFIMHGPDGTDYENEYVYSTIIPFKKIVLDHLKTPKFSIVISIHEEGEQTTVEWCNIFDSIPTKEEAVRAFKADVGLEQNLQRLADHLNKPEKV
- a CDS encoding dihydrofolate reductase family protein — encoded protein: MSKIIFDSGISLDGYFAGDNRGPQNPMGGVSGQIHQWMFKQKAFWKHLKMDGGQEQGEDGKLIDAVFARTGAYIMGKRMFEEGEVSWPEDLYQADVFVLTHEKREPWIQKGTTAFYFINDGIHSALEKAKKSANGKDIRIQGGANTIQQFLNAGLIDEFFIHVAPVFLGSGIRLFDGIDKDKFDLQIMEVLTSDLTTHLRYKLSKK